A portion of the Francisella uliginis genome contains these proteins:
- a CDS encoding SH3 domain-containing protein, translating to MSLKSFTTFIVLFIVNISLCLAVNVPIEMFDLSKYSQDANYYIPKSQKGYEKPLLTRLQQDKLLKKLISHSVGNDSPWSESFYEEYLQQNSLKKWVTEQINDINNSKLPDDEKIYKENFRLFTKLEYKSVTKNINFDDINNLHKYNVNNRAIVTRTTMGYTVPYDRPLFLNFTLPGQGYPFSNINVSSLNIGEAIYIISVSKDKRWYLVLSPSFYAWVKSNTISRVSTSEIETWKNAFTKKSISIRRFETPIFNLDNKLIKNTYPGTMLPVLDTDKNYYKVLLPTQTKTGNLVFTDAKIIKHDATKIPALTTPKNFVKIIKETQGYPYGWGNQYYYNDCSSELRAIYQAFGVWLPRNSKDQYKTYKSLKLDKYTSEQRSQILLTKARPFLDFIYIKGHVMLYIGKTLNPYNPKQVVPATYQQVWGLKDKDNTKRSVIGESVFLPLLEKYPEDPTLESELKKQVFRIVQIAQY from the coding sequence ATGAGCTTAAAATCTTTTACAACCTTTATAGTATTGTTTATAGTAAATATATCATTATGTCTTGCTGTAAATGTACCTATTGAGATGTTTGATTTATCTAAATACTCACAAGATGCAAATTATTATATTCCTAAGTCACAAAAAGGATATGAGAAACCTTTATTGACTAGGCTTCAGCAAGATAAACTTCTCAAAAAATTAATATCTCATTCTGTTGGAAATGATTCTCCATGGTCAGAATCTTTCTATGAAGAGTATTTGCAACAAAATAGTCTAAAAAAATGGGTTACAGAGCAAATTAACGATATCAATAATAGTAAGCTACCAGATGATGAGAAAATTTATAAAGAAAATTTTAGACTTTTTACTAAACTTGAATATAAAAGTGTTACTAAAAATATAAATTTTGATGATATCAATAATTTACATAAATATAACGTTAACAATAGAGCTATAGTTACGAGAACAACAATGGGATATACCGTTCCTTATGACAGACCGTTATTTTTGAATTTCACATTACCAGGTCAAGGATATCCTTTTAGTAACATTAATGTTTCATCGTTAAATATTGGTGAAGCTATTTATATAATCTCAGTTTCAAAAGATAAACGTTGGTATTTAGTTCTTAGTCCATCTTTTTATGCATGGGTAAAATCTAATACTATTTCTAGAGTTTCAACTAGTGAAATTGAAACTTGGAAAAATGCTTTCACAAAAAAAAGCATCTCTATTAGACGTTTTGAGACACCTATATTTAACTTAGATAATAAACTAATTAAAAATACTTATCCTGGAACAATGTTACCAGTACTAGATACTGATAAAAATTATTATAAAGTGTTGCTTCCAACTCAAACAAAAACCGGAAATCTAGTTTTTACAGATGCTAAAATAATAAAGCATGATGCCACAAAGATACCAGCTTTAACTACACCTAAAAATTTTGTAAAAATAATTAAAGAGACTCAAGGCTATCCTTATGGTTGGGGTAATCAATATTACTATAATGATTGCTCTTCTGAGTTAAGAGCTATATACCAAGCTTTTGGAGTATGGTTACCAAGAAATTCTAAGGATCAATATAAAACATATAAATCATTAAAACTTGATAAATATACTTCAGAACAACGTAGTCAAATTTTATTGACAAAAGCTCGTCCTTTTTTGGATTTTATATATATAAAGGGGCATGTGATGCTATATATCGGTAAAACTTTAAATCCATACAATCCGAAACAAGTTGTTCCTGCAACGTATCAACAGGTTTGGGGATTGAAAGATAAAGATAATACTAAAAGATCTGTTATAGGTGAATCAGTTTTCTTACCATTATTAGAGAAATATCCAGAGGATCCTACTTTGGAAAGTGAGCTAAAAAAACAAGTCTTTAGAATTGTTCAAATAGCACAATATTAA
- a CDS encoding (deoxy)nucleoside triphosphate pyrophosphohydrolase: MERINAAVAIILNEQKNKVYINLRQKFQTYSDYWEFPGGKVENNESFEDCIKREVFEEVGITIKALNPYFKKKHINKNNIEVNLEFFIVDSYEGIPYPKENQQLKLVNISELDNYYFLPASIEIIEKLKREYI; the protein is encoded by the coding sequence ATGGAACGGATAAATGCCGCAGTGGCGATAATTCTAAATGAACAGAAGAATAAAGTCTATATAAATCTAAGACAAAAATTCCAGACATACAGTGATTACTGGGAATTTCCTGGAGGTAAAGTAGAAAATAATGAAAGCTTTGAAGATTGTATAAAACGAGAAGTTTTTGAAGAAGTTGGAATTACTATTAAAGCTCTAAATCCATATTTTAAGAAAAAACATATAAATAAAAATAATATCGAAGTTAATCTAGAGTTTTTTATTGTTGATAGCTATGAAGGTATTCCTTATCCAAAAGAAAATCAACAACTAAAGCTTGTAAATATTTCAGAACTTGATAATTATTATTTTCTACCAGCTAGTATAGAAATAATTGAGAAATTAAAAAGAGAGTATATCTAG
- a CDS encoding mechanosensitive ion channel family protein: MNQLKDFYADMLNKYSGLAGILSFLTIFLIILFCAWIVNKILKKYIVTIVNKFAVRLGPNIGEILIRYKVFNKLSHIGPGILIYLAINICASSEHDWTISLVETIQLIAQIYITLTIILFCLSFVDAIFSYFQKLPYFKHHSLKSYAQVIKIILYFVAFILVVSQLLDKSPIAFLTGLGALSAVLMLVFKDTILGFVSNIQVAALDLVRVGDWITIPSAGVDGDVMEVSINTVKIRNFDKTISTVPTYTLINNSVQNWRGMVETGGRRIKRSVNIDIDTIRFCDEETLETLAKEPLLQDFITSKKNEKLTNITLFRAYIENYLRNHPKIHTGLTFLIRELQPSETGLPVELYIFTNDTNWVNYEKIQADIFDYVFASLHMFDLKAFQAITGRISK, from the coding sequence ATGAATCAATTAAAAGATTTCTATGCTGATATGCTTAATAAATATAGCGGTCTTGCTGGAATATTAAGTTTTTTAACAATTTTTTTAATAATATTATTTTGTGCTTGGATTGTTAATAAAATTCTTAAAAAATATATAGTTACAATTGTAAATAAATTTGCAGTGAGGTTAGGTCCTAATATAGGCGAAATATTAATAAGATATAAAGTTTTTAATAAACTATCACATATTGGTCCTGGAATACTTATTTATTTAGCTATCAATATTTGTGCAAGTTCAGAGCATGATTGGACAATTAGTTTAGTCGAAACTATTCAGTTAATTGCTCAAATATATATAACATTAACTATAATTTTATTTTGTTTATCTTTTGTTGATGCTATTTTTAGTTATTTTCAAAAGCTTCCTTACTTCAAGCACCACTCTTTAAAAAGTTATGCTCAGGTTATAAAGATAATTTTATATTTTGTAGCTTTTATATTAGTAGTGTCTCAGTTACTTGATAAGTCCCCTATAGCCTTTCTAACAGGTTTAGGTGCTTTATCAGCGGTATTAATGTTGGTATTTAAAGATACTATATTAGGCTTTGTTTCAAATATTCAAGTTGCGGCTCTAGATCTAGTAAGAGTTGGCGACTGGATTACTATTCCATCAGCAGGTGTTGATGGAGATGTTATGGAAGTTTCTATTAATACCGTAAAAATTCGTAACTTTGATAAAACAATATCTACTGTTCCAACATATACACTAATTAATAATAGCGTACAAAACTGGCGTGGAATGGTTGAAACTGGTGGGCGTAGAATCAAACGCTCAGTAAATATTGATATAGATACTATTAGATTTTGTGATGAGGAAACTTTAGAAACTTTAGCGAAAGAACCTCTTTTACAAGATTTTATTACTAGTAAAAAAAATGAGAAGCTGACAAATATAACTTTATTTAGAGCATATATTGAAAATTACTTACGCAATCATCCAAAAATACATACAGGTTTAACTTTCCTAATCAGAGAACTACAACCTAGTGAAACAGGTTTACCAGTTGAGTTATATATTTTTACAAATGATACAAACTGGGTTAACTATGAAAAAATTCAAGCAGATATTTTTGACTATGTTTTTGCTAGTTTACATATGTTTGATCTAAAAGCCTTCCAAGCTATAACTGGTAGAATCTCTAAATAA
- the leuS gene encoding leucine--tRNA ligase, translated as MSEYNFDQIEQQAQNYWRENNSFKAVEDKSKEKFYCLSMLPYPSGTLHMGHVRNYTIGDVIARYQKMQCKNVLHPMGWDAFGLPAENAAIKHKRSPAEWTKSNIAHMRKQLDSLGFSFDWSREVATCDEDYYRWEQWFFIQLYKKGLAYRKNSVVNWDPVDQTVLANEQVVDGRGWRSGALVEKKEIPQWFLKITDYADELLQDISKLDNWPDAVKTMQTNWIGKSKGLTVKFKIQDSDDEIEVFTTRPDTLMGVSYLGIAPEHPLALVEGKSNTELASFIEECKKSSTMEADLATQEKKGFKTNIKVIHPISGETVDVWVANFVLMGYGSGAVMSVPAHDQRDWEFAQKYNIPLKQVIASNDKKLKVDLEKEAFVEKGILINSGEFDGLNFKKAYQAIKKYLFDNNKGYETTNFRIHDWGISRQRYWGCPIPMVHCDSCGVVPEKEENLPVKLPTDVTLTEAGSPLKDMPEFLDVKCPKCGSQAKRETDTFDTFFESSWYYARYTCPTANKMLSDEANYWLPVDKYIGGIEHAIMHLLYSRFFHKLMRDEGLITSDEPFNNLLTQGMVLKDGAKMSKSKGNTVDPQELIDMYGADTVRLFSMFAAPPEQSLEWSETGVEGANKFLRKVFNYAQANKEALSKKINVDINKLSKEDKKARFEIHSNLKQAIFDFDKSQFNTVVSACMKILNTLNNYDNLCDSVKAEGYSILLRVLAPFTPHICHYLWQELNLGDDILHTEFPLVDEKALVKDEFLLIVQINGKLKAKLELDASLTKSEVEDNVLEDEHVKSFIDGKQVIKVIYVPQKLINIVIR; from the coding sequence ATGAGTGAATATAATTTTGATCAAATAGAGCAACAAGCTCAAAATTACTGGCGTGAAAATAACTCTTTCAAAGCCGTTGAAGATAAAAGTAAAGAAAAATTCTATTGTTTATCAATGCTACCGTATCCTAGTGGTACTCTACATATGGGACATGTGAGAAACTATACTATTGGAGACGTTATAGCTCGTTATCAGAAAATGCAATGTAAGAATGTCCTTCACCCTATGGGATGGGATGCCTTTGGTTTGCCGGCTGAAAATGCTGCTATCAAGCATAAAAGATCACCTGCAGAATGGACAAAAAGTAATATTGCTCATATGAGAAAGCAACTTGATTCCTTAGGTTTTAGTTTTGATTGGTCAAGAGAAGTTGCTACTTGTGATGAAGATTATTATAGATGGGAGCAATGGTTTTTTATCCAACTTTATAAAAAAGGTTTAGCATATCGTAAAAACTCAGTTGTAAACTGGGATCCTGTAGATCAGACAGTTTTAGCTAATGAACAGGTTGTAGATGGTAGAGGCTGGAGATCAGGCGCATTAGTTGAGAAAAAAGAAATACCACAATGGTTTTTAAAAATTACTGATTATGCTGATGAGCTTTTACAAGATATCTCTAAATTAGATAACTGGCCAGATGCTGTAAAAACTATGCAAACAAACTGGATTGGTAAATCAAAAGGTTTAACTGTTAAATTTAAAATTCAAGATTCTGATGATGAAATAGAAGTTTTTACAACGCGTCCTGATACTTTGATGGGTGTGAGCTACCTTGGAATTGCACCTGAGCACCCTCTTGCTTTAGTTGAAGGAAAATCAAATACTGAGTTAGCAAGCTTTATTGAAGAATGTAAGAAATCTTCAACAATGGAAGCTGATTTGGCTACTCAAGAAAAGAAAGGCTTTAAAACTAATATAAAAGTAATTCATCCTATTTCAGGTGAGACTGTTGATGTTTGGGTAGCAAACTTCGTACTTATGGGGTATGGTTCAGGTGCTGTAATGTCTGTTCCAGCTCACGATCAAAGAGACTGGGAGTTTGCACAAAAGTATAATATTCCTCTAAAGCAAGTTATTGCTTCAAATGACAAAAAATTAAAAGTTGATTTAGAAAAAGAAGCTTTTGTTGAAAAAGGAATATTGATAAATTCTGGTGAGTTTGATGGTTTAAACTTCAAAAAAGCCTATCAAGCAATAAAAAAATATCTTTTTGATAATAATAAAGGTTATGAGACTACAAACTTTAGAATCCATGACTGGGGCATTTCCCGTCAAAGATATTGGGGTTGCCCTATCCCAATGGTTCATTGTGATAGCTGTGGAGTTGTTCCTGAAAAAGAAGAAAATTTACCTGTTAAGTTGCCTACAGATGTTACTCTTACAGAGGCCGGATCTCCTTTAAAAGATATGCCTGAATTTTTAGATGTTAAATGTCCTAAGTGTGGTTCTCAAGCAAAAAGAGAAACAGACACATTTGATACATTCTTTGAATCATCTTGGTATTATGCAAGATATACATGCCCTACTGCTAATAAAATGCTAAGTGATGAAGCAAATTATTGGTTACCAGTAGATAAATATATTGGTGGTATTGAGCATGCTATCATGCATTTATTGTACTCAAGATTTTTCCATAAATTAATGCGCGATGAAGGTCTAATTACTTCAGATGAGCCATTTAATAACTTACTTACTCAAGGTATGGTCTTAAAAGATGGTGCTAAAATGTCTAAATCAAAAGGCAACACAGTAGATCCTCAAGAATTAATAGATATGTATGGTGCTGATACTGTAAGGTTATTTAGTATGTTTGCAGCACCTCCTGAGCAATCATTAGAGTGGTCAGAGACTGGTGTTGAAGGAGCTAATAAATTTTTACGTAAAGTATTTAACTATGCTCAAGCAAATAAAGAAGCATTATCGAAAAAAATAAATGTTGATATAAACAAATTATCAAAAGAAGATAAAAAAGCTCGTTTTGAAATACATTCAAACTTAAAGCAAGCTATTTTTGATTTTGATAAAAGTCAGTTTAATACTGTAGTTTCAGCTTGTATGAAAATTCTAAATACTTTAAATAACTATGATAATCTTTGTGATAGTGTTAAGGCTGAAGGCTATAGTATTTTATTAAGGGTTTTAGCTCCTTTTACTCCGCATATTTGTCATTATTTATGGCAAGAGCTTAATTTAGGTGATGATATTTTGCATACAGAATTTCCACTAGTAGATGAGAAAGCTCTAGTTAAGGATGAGTTCTTACTTATAGTTCAAATAAATGGTAAGCTAAAAGCAAAGCTAGAGTTAGATGCATCATTAACTAAATCAGAAGTTGAAGATAATGTTTTAGAAGATGAGCATGTTAAATCATTTATTGATGGTAAACAAGTTATTAAGGTAATCTATGTACCACAAAAACTTATAAATATAGTAATTAGATAG
- the ruvX gene encoding Holliday junction resolvase RuvX: protein MFQSLIAIDFGKARIGLASGQMITKTATPIGTVEAYDGVPNWIELDKIVKRWNPSDIIVGLPLDTQDFETDITKAAKDFAKEVKKRYQRNVHLINEAYSTREARWRLEEVKSKKVSHLKVDALAACVILETWMAEN from the coding sequence ATGTTTCAATCTTTAATAGCTATAGACTTTGGTAAAGCTAGAATTGGCTTAGCAAGTGGTCAAATGATTACAAAAACAGCTACTCCTATTGGAACTGTTGAAGCCTATGATGGTGTACCAAACTGGATTGAACTTGATAAAATTGTCAAAAGATGGAATCCTTCAGATATTATAGTTGGCTTGCCTTTGGATACACAAGATTTTGAAACTGACATTACCAAAGCTGCAAAAGATTTTGCTAAAGAGGTAAAAAAGAGATATCAAAGGAATGTTCATCTTATAAATGAAGCTTATTCAACTCGTGAAGCAAGATGGCGTTTAGAAGAAGTTAAGAGTAAAAAAGTTAGTCATCTAAAAGTGGATGCTTTAGCTGCATGTGTAATTCTTGAAACTTGGATGGCAGAGAATTAA
- the dcd gene encoding dCTP deaminase — translation MSIKSDKWIKKMSQEHSMIEPFEAGQVKVANNEKIVSYGTSSYGYDVRCADEFKIFTNINSSIVDPKHFDDKNFVDFKGDVCIIPPNSFALARTVEKFKIPRDVLVVCLGKSTYARCGIIVNVTPLEPEWEGYVTLEFSNTTPLPARIYANEGVAQMLFFQSDEECETSYADKGGKYQGQEGVTLPKC, via the coding sequence ATGTCTATAAAATCAGATAAATGGATAAAAAAAATGTCCCAAGAGCATTCTATGATAGAACCTTTTGAAGCAGGACAAGTCAAAGTTGCAAATAATGAAAAAATAGTTTCTTATGGTACATCTAGTTATGGTTATGATGTACGCTGCGCAGATGAGTTTAAAATTTTCACAAATATTAATTCTTCAATAGTAGACCCTAAACACTTTGATGATAAAAACTTTGTTGATTTTAAAGGCGATGTTTGTATTATTCCTCCCAATTCTTTTGCTTTAGCACGTACTGTTGAGAAATTCAAAATTCCAAGAGATGTTTTAGTTGTATGCCTTGGTAAATCAACTTATGCTAGATGTGGGATTATTGTAAATGTGACACCTTTAGAGCCTGAATGGGAAGGTTATGTAACATTAGAGTTTTCAAATACAACTCCATTGCCTGCAAGAATATATGCTAATGAAGGTGTTGCACAGATGCTATTTTTCCAATCAGATGAAGAGTGTGAAACATCATATGCTGATAAAGGTGGTAAATATCAAGGGCAAGAAGGCGTAACACTACCTAAGTGTTAA
- a CDS encoding YqgE/AlgH family protein produces MFQNHKSEILLATPLIKDDAIFTKSVIYLCQNDRHGAMGLIINKPLDDKLKDVFEELDIPHNNTFEEILSHPLYMGGPISPHKILILHTTNGRNYNSTIKLDEGLAITASMDILEDLANNILPEYFLPIVGYSCWTADQLSDEIKANDWIVTDKLSKKILFNYENKTKWQNHLEHAGYSLQNLDSLFENIGNG; encoded by the coding sequence ATGTTCCAAAATCATAAAAGTGAAATTTTATTAGCAACTCCTCTCATAAAAGATGATGCTATATTTACTAAATCTGTTATTTATCTTTGTCAAAATGATCGTCATGGTGCTATGGGCTTAATTATAAATAAGCCTTTAGATGATAAGTTGAAAGATGTCTTTGAAGAGCTTGATATACCTCATAATAATACCTTTGAAGAGATATTAAGCCACCCTCTTTATATGGGCGGTCCAATAAGCCCTCACAAAATATTAATACTCCATACTACGAATGGACGTAACTACAATTCAACTATAAAGCTTGATGAAGGTTTAGCTATTACCGCTTCAATGGATATTTTAGAAGACCTTGCAAATAATATCCTGCCTGAATATTTTTTACCTATAGTTGGCTATAGTTGTTGGACAGCAGATCAGCTATCAGATGAGATAAAAGCTAATGACTGGATTGTGACAGATAAATTAAGCAAGAAGATATTATTTAACTATGAAAATAAGACAAAGTGGCAAAATCATCTAGAACATGCTGGATATAGTTTACAAAACTTAGACTCTTTATTTGAAAATATAGGTAATGGCTAA
- a CDS encoding DUF3857 domain-containing protein: MKTVIYFNILFIFCVETLLARFATEQDMSATCSYINNNVKIDKNYKVNWITEEQINIIDENARDNYKLIKLLYTESFESFNVINASIDNDKKYEIDKNLIEDKTLASEANRFINMRQILIPFKKIQAGSKINLKYERVVERQLVDNHFSKTLYYGTDILLKNSKTIINSEIPLYIFANDPFNVLEIKEFKKNNIYHYTIKLLKPISSATINEPNNSLLSLENQTWVGISTDKTYESLNKTLANKYENIVSQTLPNELVIELKKFSHLTNDVDIINSVTNLVQNKVTYLRDWKKIEAGFYPRSMNEVIDTGYGDCKDYSLLTVASLRYLGLSAKFALVARGEIIQEHPNHTLASINDFNHVIVYVEGSNKKKYWIDPTNNISMAGGLFPDIANRKALVLTLDHEPNYMRVYNINYRKSKIHSKSEYKIREKNIHTITYVTFEKESAIMFTGSELFANKNIIIDYIYSNFLEPEHNIPKDQRLKSVIPDLNSRIVKNINFSFEYIVDNPYIETNMGKVLKLSMYDFVDPPEDSVNDIYIGQPRTYIKEYIFDIEISGIDKLNSNISTPWLDLSRKCYINKNGESVIKENYIFKKSFITFKDRQLEEYKFLKKRIKSFRNIFLVLK, from the coding sequence ATGAAAACAGTCATTTATTTCAATATATTATTTATTTTCTGTGTTGAAACATTATTAGCTCGCTTTGCTACTGAACAAGATATGAGCGCTACGTGTAGTTATATAAATAATAATGTCAAAATAGATAAAAATTACAAAGTTAATTGGATTACTGAAGAACAAATAAATATAATCGATGAAAATGCCAGAGACAATTATAAATTAATTAAACTACTTTATACGGAAAGTTTTGAATCATTTAACGTAATAAATGCTAGTATAGATAACGATAAGAAATATGAAATTGATAAGAATTTAATTGAGGATAAAACTTTAGCTAGTGAAGCAAATAGGTTCATTAATATGAGACAAATATTAATTCCATTTAAAAAAATACAAGCTGGTAGTAAAATTAATCTAAAATATGAAAGAGTTGTAGAAAGACAATTAGTTGATAATCATTTTTCAAAAACATTATATTATGGTACTGATATTCTTTTAAAAAACTCAAAAACTATTATTAATTCAGAAATCCCTTTGTATATATTTGCCAATGATCCTTTTAACGTTTTAGAAATAAAAGAATTCAAAAAAAATAATATTTATCATTACACCATAAAACTTTTAAAGCCAATTTCTAGTGCTACTATTAATGAACCTAATAATAGTCTTTTAAGTTTAGAGAATCAAACCTGGGTTGGTATATCAACAGATAAAACATATGAATCTCTAAATAAAACATTAGCAAATAAATATGAAAATATTGTAAGCCAAACACTGCCAAATGAGCTTGTAATTGAGTTAAAAAAGTTTAGTCACCTAACAAATGATGTAGATATAATAAATAGTGTAACTAATCTAGTACAAAATAAAGTAACATACTTGAGAGATTGGAAAAAAATTGAAGCTGGATTTTATCCAAGGTCAATGAATGAGGTTATTGATACTGGATATGGTGATTGTAAAGATTATTCATTACTAACAGTTGCTAGCTTAAGATATCTAGGTTTATCTGCTAAATTTGCTTTAGTAGCTCGAGGTGAGATAATACAAGAACATCCTAATCATACATTAGCAAGTATTAATGATTTTAACCATGTAATAGTATATGTGGAAGGATCAAATAAAAAAAAATATTGGATTGATCCAACTAATAATATTAGTATGGCTGGTGGTTTGTTCCCTGATATAGCTAATCGTAAGGCATTAGTATTAACTCTTGATCATGAACCTAATTATATGCGAGTTTATAATATTAACTATAGGAAGTCTAAAATACATTCTAAATCTGAATATAAAATAAGAGAAAAAAATATTCACACTATTACTTATGTTACCTTTGAAAAAGAGTCAGCGATTATGTTTACTGGCTCTGAGCTATTTGCAAATAAAAATATTATTATAGATTATATATATAGCAATTTTCTTGAGCCTGAACATAATATTCCTAAAGATCAAAGACTTAAATCAGTTATTCCTGATTTAAACTCGAGAATAGTTAAAAATATAAATTTTTCTTTTGAGTATATAGTAGATAATCCATATATTGAAACTAATATGGGTAAAGTCCTCAAGTTAAGTATGTATGATTTTGTTGATCCCCCTGAGGATAGTGTAAATGATATATATATTGGTCAACCGAGAACATATATAAAAGAATATATTTTTGATATAGAGATTTCTGGTATTGATAAATTGAACTCTAATATATCAACACCGTGGCTAGATTTAAGTAGAAAATGTTATATAAACAAAAATGGAGAAAGTGTTATAAAAGAAAATTATATTTTCAAAAAATCTTTTATAACTTTTAAGGATAGACAGTTAGAAGAATATAAGTTTCTAAAAAAAAGGATTAAGTCTTTTAGAAATATATTTTTAGTACTAAAATAA
- the lptE gene encoding LPS assembly lipoprotein LptE, which produces MKKYAILFFILVLALASCGFHPRGVVSDTSTDAGNFSSLVGTKFYIENNNYNSISNDIKRNLKAYKAVIVSDEKTADYIINIQDVKKDSKLTSVVGGASNNTYQLYYRVTYNVVKPNNKTPVIPDNTIDAQQFWQSNSGTQLAQNYENVRIFKYLQTSIVPRIVTQIAALLPSKAPNNPTQEDDS; this is translated from the coding sequence ATGAAAAAATATGCAATACTTTTCTTTATTTTAGTGCTGGCTTTGGCTTCTTGTGGCTTTCACCCTCGTGGAGTTGTTAGCGATACAAGCACTGATGCTGGAAATTTTAGTAGCTTAGTTGGAACAAAGTTCTATATTGAGAATAATAACTATAACTCTATTTCTAATGATATCAAGAGAAACCTAAAAGCATATAAAGCAGTAATAGTTTCAGATGAGAAAACCGCGGATTATATAATAAATATACAAGATGTTAAGAAAGATTCTAAGCTAACAAGTGTAGTTGGTGGAGCATCAAATAATACCTACCAGCTATACTACAGAGTTACGTATAATGTGGTTAAACCTAACAATAAAACTCCTGTTATACCAGATAATACTATTGATGCACAACAATTCTGGCAATCAAACTCGGGTACTCAGTTAGCTCAAAACTATGAGAATGTAAGAATATTTAAGTATCTTCAAACAAGTATAGTGCCAAGAATCGTTACTCAAATTGCAGCATTACTACCAAGTAAAGCACCAAATAATCCAACACAAGAAGATGATTCTTAA